Part of the Paenibacillus sp. JNUCC32 genome is shown below.
AAACGGATCTCGGCGAGTACATCATTCAGCTTGCGGATGAAACGCCATCCCATATTATTATTCCCGCCATCCACAAGAACCGTTATCAGATCGCAGAGCTGCTGTCCGCGGAGGCGGGAGAAGCGCTGCCGCCGGATACGGCGATTATGGCGGGTTTCGTCCGCATGAAGCTGCGCGAGAAATTTCTCGAAGCGGACATTGGCATGACGGGCTGTAATTTTGCCATCGCCGAGACGGGCTCTATGGTCCTGTTCGAGAATGAAGGCAATGCCCGGATGGTGACGACCGTGCCGAAGACGCAAATCACCCTAATGGGCATGGAGCGGATTATACCCTCATGGTCTGACCTCGAGGTGATGGCTACCTTGCTGCCGAGGTCCGCGACCGGCCAGAAACTGACGGTATACATGTCCGGCATCAGCGGGCCGAAGAGAGAGCTGGATGCCGACGGACCAGACGAAATGCATATTATCATTATTGATAACGGGCGCTCTCTCCAGCTCGGCGATCCGGAATTCCAGGAGCTGCTCAATTGCATACGATGTGGTGCCTGCCTGAATGCTTGTCCGGTATATCGTCATATTGGCGGGCACGCCTATGGAGGCACGTATAGCGGCCCAATCGGTGCCGTATTAACGCCGGCCTTGAACAAGAACGTCGCGGAATGGGACGATATCGCCAACGCATCCAGCCTGTGCGGCGCCTGTTATGAAGCATGCCCGGTCAAGATCCCGCTGCATGACATGCTGGTATCCTTGCGCCGCCGGAAGATTGAAGCCGGACGCGGCGATAAGCTGGAAGCGATGGGGATGAAAGGCTTCTCGGCGGTCATGGGTAATGCCAAGCGTTACCGCAGCGTGGTATCCCTCGGAAAATGGGGCCAGAAGCTGGTGGTTCGGGGCGGAGAGATCCGAACGAGAATCGGTCCTTTGAAGGGATGGAATTCGTACAGGGTGACCCCAAGCCTTCCCAAACATTCCTTCCGTGATCGATGGCCCGAGATGGAGCAGGATATTCGCAGAACCTCGGGGACCATGGATCCCGTAATCGCCGATCGGTTGAGCGAGCGGCTTCGGCAGCAGAAATCCGGAAAGGGTGAGAATGCGCATGACTAACGAAACCGATCGCGGCTGGTTAACCCGTCTAGAAGAACAATCCCGCAGGAAGCAGGAGCAGTTCATGGATGGGATCGCCGCGAAGCTGGGTAGAGATCGGATTCGCTCCGCTCCGGAGCACCCTTTCCGTGGTGCACCGGATTTCTGGAAAGAATTTAATTGGCCGCTTGAGGAGAAAATTACGCAGTTTACCGCGAACTTT
Proteins encoded:
- a CDS encoding LutB/LldF family L-lactate oxidation iron-sulfur protein, whose amino-acid sequence is MSTAETKAQTVKERAGYALNNEFLRNAVKFTTERLRLGKKLASEEHGNWDAWRERGRQIRLHTIAHLDYYLNEFAEQARANGAHVHFAETAEEAVAISLQIAEHKSAKSVVKSKSMVSEELHLNKALDSIGVEAVETDLGEYIIQLADETPSHIIIPAIHKNRYQIAELLSAEAGEALPPDTAIMAGFVRMKLREKFLEADIGMTGCNFAIAETGSMVLFENEGNARMVTTVPKTQITLMGMERIIPSWSDLEVMATLLPRSATGQKLTVYMSGISGPKRELDADGPDEMHIIIIDNGRSLQLGDPEFQELLNCIRCGACLNACPVYRHIGGHAYGGTYSGPIGAVLTPALNKNVAEWDDIANASSLCGACYEACPVKIPLHDMLVSLRRRKIEAGRGDKLEAMGMKGFSAVMGNAKRYRSVVSLGKWGQKLVVRGGEIRTRIGPLKGWNSYRVTPSLPKHSFRDRWPEMEQDIRRTSGTMDPVIADRLSERLRQQKSGKGENAHD